CGAAGAAGAGCAGGTTGCGGAGGTAGTGGGCGTTGTAGCCGCGGGGGTCGTAGTAGCGCTCGGGGTCCTGCAGGAAGGCGGCCAGCTTGTCCCGGCCCGACAGCTTCCAGGTGAAGGGCACCACGGAGCCGAAGTAGTGGAAGGAGGACTCGAAGAGCCGGGCGGGGTCCCGCAGCACCGTGATGAAGGTGGCGTTGGGCGGCACCAGGCCCCGCACCTCGTCGTAGTGGAAGCGCATGTGGTTGCAGATGATGTTGAAGCAGGCGCCGGGCCGGTAGTCCTGCACCAGGCTGCGGGCGAAGAAGGCCGGGTAGTCGAAGTCGTTGCGGCCGCTGGGGAAGGCGAACCTGAGCCCGTGCTTCTGGCCGAAGCGGAACAGGATGTTGAGCAGCGTGCTGCTGGCCGTCTTGTGCGTCTTCATGAAGACGATGTCGCGGCGGGGCTGGCAGCCTCCCGGGGACGGCGACGACGACGAGGAGCCGTTGGCGGGGCTCGCCGCCGTCTCCGACTCGCCTGGGGAGCAGGACGGGGTGCCCTCCGGGGTCCTGCTGGGcacagaggggtggggagagcctcaggggttgctggggggcagggggagcgggggagagcgGGTGTCAGGACctcaggccctggtgtctgggcaGCAGGGTTGTTGGGGACAGTGGTGGCGGGGGAGCCAGGATGGGGACCGGACGGGCCTTCCTCCAGGCCGCAGTGCCTGGCCTCTCTGGCCTCACGTTCCTCGTGCGTAAAATGGAGGGAAAAACATACTCTTTTCGTGGCGTTGGCGTGAGGTCCAAGTGAGACCAGCGTGCTGGGTCCTGTCTCATTGGTGGCCACTGCACCCGGGTACACGTATCATGAATTGGCAGTAGGTTCAACCACGTGAAATTTTGTAGGCCAAAAATGGCCCATTTTTGACCAAAAAAATGACCAGTTATCAGTAATTTCCTCTAGTTCAACTGAATACCAGCCAACTCAGGGCAGGGGCTCTGCCAGGccttgggaggtggggagggaggtgggatagCCTCATGGTTAGGAGCCAGGCTTGGGGGCCAACAGACCCCCAGTTTGAATCCAGGCCTTGTGCCAGCCGAGTTGCTCATGGACAAgtcaccccccgccctcccagcccCTTTGGAGCCTCAGGCGATAAAAATCCAAGTCCTATACACAGATGGTGTCATCGGGTTCCCGGGCGGCATAAGGTAGGCTCTGTAAttgtacccatttcacagatgaggacactgagacccaggcttACGCAGCGAGTCCTGCCCTCAGCATAGCAAGGTTCAGGGTGCCCCctcaggcccacccccaccccctggccacccAGGAGGGCCACTCACGTGGACGGCAGGCTGGCGTGCAGCGGGGGCACCGCGTACGAgtacagcagcagcaggaagctgGTGAAGAGTGCTCCCAGCACCAGGCCCTTGGCCATGGACTCCCAGCGCTTCTTCTGAGGCGGCGGCATCTCAGACACCTGTGGGGGGCACACAGCAGGGCAAGCGTCAGGAGGCCGGCCCCAGGGAgcgcccacccctgccccaggcctggctgggtggaggggcagcCTTGGACGCTGGGCCCGGCCTTCACCAGCTCGGCGGCCCCCCAGCACGATGCAGACAGAGAGACAAACGTGTGGAGACACGCAGGGAGGGGGTTGCACACAGGGACGGCTGGCAAAGCCAACGCGGAGAGAAGCTGGAGAGGGGGGCAAGGAGACGTTCCCACTGCTCGGCTccgtgtttgtttgttgttgttgttccgttaatcctcacctgaggacatttttccccttgattttcagagagagtgcaagagagagggagagacagagagaaacatcgatatgggagaaacacatcgatgggctgcctcctgcacgagccccggccggggccccggggaggaacctgaggaggagcctgcaactgaggtacgacgtgcccttgaccggaatcgaacccgggaccctttggtccgcaggccgatgctctatccgctgagccacaccagccagggcgcctGGTTCAGTTTTAATCTTGAAGCTGAATGGGTACATGGATGTTTACCagttgactttttttaaaaaaatatttttattgattacagatgggaagggagagggagagagagatagaaacatccatgatgagacagaatcattgatcggctgcctcttgcgcgccccctactgaggatcgagcctgcgacccaggcacgtgcccttgaccggaaccgaacctgggacctttcagtccgcaggccagcgctctatccactgagccaaaccagctagggctactagTTTCCTTTTTATACCCTTTTCAGCTGCATAATGAAATCATTTccgaagaaggaagagaagacccTGTCCCATCGCCCgtcccccaggcctggggccgGGACTGGCTACAGGGAGAAAGCCCAGCCAGTCCCACCGTGGTCTCCGGCGGCACCCTCCCCAGCGGCCCGGCGAGGGGCCACGGCTCCTCGTCTCTTCAGTGGCCCCTGGATCTGTAGGGGAggcaaatggagaaactgaggctcagggcgAGAAAGGAGAGGGCTCAGATCAAACAGCCAATCAGGCCTTTGCCTATACACCCAGCAGGCAGGGTTGTCCAGGTAAATCCAAATTccagataaacaacaacaacaaaaaaatgtttttagtataagtatgtcccaaatattgtatGGGAcgtacttatactaaaaaatattcGATATTTATCTAAAAGTCaactttagccctaaccggtttggctcagtggtcgagcatcaatctttgaaccaggaggtcacacagttCGATTTCAGGGTTGCCGGCTCGATTCTctgcgtggggcgtgcaggaggcagcggatcaatgattctctctcatcattgatgtttctatttctccctccctctcccttcctctctgaaatcaataaaaaaaaatttttaaataaataaataaaagtccagccctgaccggtgtggctcagtgggtagagcgtcggcctgcggactcaagggtcccaggttcggttccggtcaggggcatgtaccttggttgcaggcacatccctagaagtaggtgtgcaggaggcagctgatcaatgattctttctcatcactgatgtttctatctctccctccctctcccttcctctctgaaatcagtaaaaattatttaaaaaataaataaataaataaataaaagtccaaTTTCACAGGGTGTCCTGGTGTTTTGCTTGGTTTTGGTGTGGGAGTGGGCGGagggctgaggcaggagaggagcgCTGGGGCTCGGGGGCCTTCCCACCCCCCTTAGCGGCAAGGCCCAGGCGCAAAACTTTCCACTCCTGTGCTGGCGCCTGTGGCGTGGGGCCCTCGGTCCCTGAGGCCACAGGAGGTCACGCGTGCTGCCCCGTAACTACACGCACCGGCACGTCACCGCTATCCCTGGGGGCAGAGGCCAAGTAACCCGCCTGGCAAAGAACCCCACATTCTTCCCCCCTGGAAAAGTTACACGAGGGACCCACAAACCCTCCCCAGACAAGGGGCACTCCAAGCCCAGCCCACCAGCCACAGCAGCCCCTGAGCCCTCTGCTCATCATCTAGAAATTTCTCCGCACGGGAAGGGACATAAAGAAGCAATCTggcgccctcgctggtttggctcagtggatagagcgtcggcctgcggaatgaaaggtctcaggttcgattccggtcaggggcatgtaccttggttgcgggcacatccccagtaggaggtgtgcaggaggcagctgattgatgtttttaactctctatccctctccctttctctctgtaaaaaagcaataaaatataattaaaaaaaaaaaaaaaaaagcaatctgcagccctcgctggtttggctcagtggacagagtgtcggcctgcggagtgaagggtcccgggttcgattctggtcaagggcacatgcctgtgtagcaggctcctccctggcccgggaccTGgttgggtttgtgcaggaggcaacccatggatgtgttcctctcacatcgatgtttctctctgtctctccctctcccttccactctccctaaaaaccaatggaaaaaaatatcctcgggtgaggattcaaaaaaaaaaaaagaagaagaagcaatcTGCAGAGGAAGGAACCAGACTAGAGGGAAGTTGACAAGGACATGTCCCTGTCCActcggggggtgcgggggggcagGTGGATGGGGTCGGGGTGGACAGGGGTGTGGGAGAGTTTCCGGAAGGCGGTTCTATCAGAGGAGGGAACTACGAGTCCCCGAATTCCAACTATTTGACGGAGACGCTTGGGGCAAAGTCACAGGTGCAAGGGCGTTCATGGCCGCTGGGtcggaaaaacaaaaaaattagacaCAACCTAAGGCCCCCTCAGCAGGGACCATGACCCAGACGGTGACCCGTTTCCCATGCAGTCACTGTAcccgtttaaaaaaaaaaacaacaaggcgGAGAGCTCAGTGGACTGGCTCAAAAGCACACCGCGATCGACGCACGTGAAAAAAGGAAGTTCCAGAACAACCGCGCCCGCAAATCCACGTCTGTGCACACGTAAACATACACGCAGGCCCAGAAACGAACAAGTGGAGGGCAGTGTTTTACATGTTAACAGCGGTACCC
This region of Eptesicus fuscus isolate TK198812 chromosome 23, DD_ASM_mEF_20220401, whole genome shotgun sequence genomic DNA includes:
- the GAL3ST1 gene encoding galactosylceramide sulfotransferase isoform X2, producing MPPPQKKRWESMAKGLVLGALFTSFLLLLYSYAVPPLHASLPSTTPEGTPSCSPGESETAASPANGSSSSSPSPGGCQPRRDIVFMKTHKTASSTLLNILFRFGQKHGLRFAFPSGRNDFDYPAFFARSLVQDYRPGACFNIICNHMRFHYDEVRGLVPPNATFITVLRDPARLFESSFHYFGSVVPFTWKLSGRDKLAAFLQDPERYYDPRGYNAHYLRNLLFFDLGYDSGLDPRSPQVQAHILEVERRFHLVLLQEYFDESLVLLRHLLCWELEDVLYFKLNARRASAVPRLSGELYRRATAWNVLDARLYRHFNASFWRKVEAFGRERMAREVAALRRANARMRRICIDGGRAVDAAAIQDAAMQPWQPLGAKSILGYNLKKSIGQRHAQLCRRMLTPEIQYLMDLGVNLWVTKLWKFVRDFLQW
- the GAL3ST1 gene encoding galactosylceramide sulfotransferase isoform X1 — translated: MPPPQKKRWESMAKGLVLGALFTSFLLLLYSYAVPPLHASLPSTRTPEGTPSCSPGESETAASPANGSSSSSPSPGGCQPRRDIVFMKTHKTASSTLLNILFRFGQKHGLRFAFPSGRNDFDYPAFFARSLVQDYRPGACFNIICNHMRFHYDEVRGLVPPNATFITVLRDPARLFESSFHYFGSVVPFTWKLSGRDKLAAFLQDPERYYDPRGYNAHYLRNLLFFDLGYDSGLDPRSPQVQAHILEVERRFHLVLLQEYFDESLVLLRHLLCWELEDVLYFKLNARRASAVPRLSGELYRRATAWNVLDARLYRHFNASFWRKVEAFGRERMAREVAALRRANARMRRICIDGGRAVDAAAIQDAAMQPWQPLGAKSILGYNLKKSIGQRHAQLCRRMLTPEIQYLMDLGVNLWVTKLWKFVRDFLQW